A genomic region of Pseudoalteromonas piscicida contains the following coding sequences:
- a CDS encoding DUF294 nucleotidyltransferase-like domain-containing protein — protein MEVEHQEIANFLVAYPPFSDLPQEALHKLASQVEVGYYREGSGILEYGEQITYLYVIRSGAVELYRRSGELYNRISTGGIFGQRGLLMNRKVRFGAQSLEDTLVYCIPVGIFDEYCDVYEAFADYFEADDNARLKITVSEQADSNDLTTAKVRKLLLRDVVYVERNATVQQAAQVMAKEHVSSLLIYDPEKPVVEDPDEDDGQVVGLISDRDLRTKVVAEGLNYQTPVSEIMSTDLIIVDSNAYVFEAMMLMLRDNVHHLPVVHKRKPIGVVALSDILRYESQSSLLFVRGLMDQQSVEDLSSYAKQLPAIFTRMVNEDANSHMIGSAMSIIGKTFKHKLLELAEAKLGPPPIPYCFIALGSMARDEQLIVTDQDNALILDDSYRSAEHGAYFEKLAKFVCDGLANCGYKYCDGGIMASNPAWRLTYSQWLAQFEDWIENPSPEALLNSSIFFDLEGVWGETKWAEKLTAFISKKAKNTPKFLAAMAHNALRRTPPLGFFNGFVLEQDGEHRRSMNIKRRGTAPLSDLVRVHALGVGSKKQNSFERLEDIDEANILPKGKVLDLQAALEYIAIMRIRHQAWQIEQGEKPDNSLPPETLSDFEQRNLKEAFGVLDKAQSFLKFRYQNKSMMK, from the coding sequence ATGGAAGTTGAACATCAGGAAATTGCCAATTTTTTAGTAGCTTACCCGCCGTTTTCGGATTTGCCTCAAGAGGCACTACATAAACTCGCAAGCCAAGTCGAAGTAGGTTACTACCGAGAGGGCAGCGGTATTTTGGAATATGGAGAGCAGATCACTTACCTGTATGTGATCCGATCTGGTGCTGTCGAGCTTTATCGGCGCTCAGGTGAGTTATACAATCGTATTTCCACAGGTGGGATCTTTGGCCAGCGTGGGTTATTGATGAATCGTAAAGTTCGTTTTGGCGCTCAAAGCCTTGAAGATACACTGGTGTATTGTATTCCCGTTGGCATTTTTGATGAGTATTGCGACGTTTATGAAGCGTTTGCTGATTATTTTGAAGCTGACGATAATGCTAGACTAAAAATCACGGTTTCTGAGCAAGCCGACAGCAATGATTTGACCACGGCCAAAGTGCGTAAACTATTGCTACGTGATGTGGTGTACGTTGAACGCAACGCCACGGTACAGCAGGCAGCTCAAGTGATGGCAAAAGAGCATGTGTCATCACTACTTATCTATGACCCCGAGAAACCTGTTGTCGAAGATCCAGATGAAGATGATGGTCAGGTGGTTGGCCTTATCAGTGACAGAGATCTTCGCACAAAAGTAGTCGCAGAGGGGCTGAACTATCAAACTCCAGTCTCTGAGATTATGTCGACCGATCTTATTATCGTTGACTCCAATGCCTATGTCTTCGAAGCCATGATGCTGATGCTAAGAGACAATGTGCATCATTTGCCCGTTGTTCATAAGCGTAAACCGATAGGTGTGGTCGCGCTATCCGATATTTTGCGCTATGAGTCTCAAAGCAGCCTGTTGTTTGTTAGAGGGCTAATGGACCAGCAAAGTGTTGAAGACTTGAGTAGTTACGCCAAACAGCTTCCTGCAATTTTTACTCGCATGGTGAATGAGGATGCCAACTCACACATGATTGGTTCTGCGATGTCGATTATAGGCAAAACGTTCAAACATAAGTTACTCGAACTCGCAGAAGCAAAATTAGGCCCGCCACCAATCCCTTACTGTTTTATTGCCCTTGGTTCAATGGCTCGGGATGAACAATTAATTGTGACCGATCAGGATAATGCACTGATCTTGGATGACAGTTATCGATCCGCTGAGCATGGCGCTTACTTCGAAAAGCTGGCGAAGTTTGTGTGTGATGGTCTAGCCAATTGCGGCTACAAATATTGCGATGGTGGGATCATGGCAAGCAATCCTGCTTGGCGCTTAACTTATAGTCAATGGTTAGCACAATTTGAAGACTGGATAGAAAATCCCAGTCCTGAGGCTTTGCTTAATAGTTCGATTTTCTTTGATCTGGAAGGCGTATGGGGTGAAACAAAATGGGCTGAGAAACTTACCGCTTTTATCAGTAAAAAGGCCAAAAATACCCCAAAATTTTTGGCTGCGATGGCACATAATGCGCTAAGAAGGACACCGCCTTTAGGATTTTTTAATGGTTTTGTCCTTGAGCAAGACGGCGAGCACAGGCGTTCGATGAACATTAAACGCCGTGGCACAGCACCGCTTTCAGATTTGGTTCGAGTGCATGCCCTTGGCGTTGGCTCTAAAAAACAAAACTCCTTCGAGCGATTAGAAGATATTGATGAGGCAAATATACTGCCAAAGGGCAAGGTGCTAGATCTGCAAGCTGCGCTTGAATACATCGCCATCATGCGTATTCGTCACCAAGCATGGCAAATTGAGCAGGGCGAAAAGCCCGATAACAGCTTGCCTCCAGAGACACTCTCTGATTTTGAACAGCGTAATCTTAAAGAAGCTTTTGGCGTGTTAGACAAAGCACAGAGCTTTTTAAAGTTTCGCTATCAAAACAAATCCATGATGAAGTAG
- a CDS encoding BCCT family transporter, producing the protein MGNHHDKYSIDNTDYTVGQDNVQKWGFDVHNPVFGVSAGLILAFLVAVLLVDANTAKTTLDGIKWDIIGNFDALFMWSGNFFVLFCLVLVLSPYGKIRLGGENAKPSYTRASWLAMLFAAGMGIGLMFWGVAEPVAYYTGWYKTPLNVAANTPEAAELAMGATMYHWGLHPWGIYAVVALSLAFFAYNKGLPLSIRSIFYPILGDRAWGWPGHIIDILAVLATLFGLATSLGLGAQQAGAGIQHVFGIEAGLGLEIAVIVGVTALAIISVVRGIDGGVKLLSNVNMLIAFVLLVFVGIAGFAIAMGNIPTTLMAYVENIIPLSNPHGREDEAWFQGWTVFYWAWWISWSPFVGMFIARVSEGRTIREFITAVLLIPTLVTVIWMSIYGGLAIDQVKNGIGALGTDGLTEVPLAMFQMFENLPMSDLLSFTAIVLVLVFFITSSDSGSLVIDSITAGGKIDAPVPQRIFWASIEGAIAAALLWIGGKEAIEALQAGAISTGLPFTFVLLLMCVSLILGLRTEPKS; encoded by the coding sequence ATGGGCAATCACCACGATAAGTACAGCATCGATAATACAGACTACACCGTTGGACAAGACAATGTTCAAAAGTGGGGGTTTGACGTACATAACCCTGTATTTGGTGTAAGTGCAGGATTAATACTGGCGTTTTTAGTCGCCGTATTATTAGTTGATGCAAACACAGCTAAAACCACTTTAGACGGCATAAAGTGGGATATCATAGGTAACTTTGATGCCCTATTTATGTGGTCTGGTAATTTCTTTGTCCTATTTTGTTTGGTGCTCGTTTTATCGCCTTACGGTAAAATTCGTTTAGGTGGTGAAAACGCCAAACCAAGCTACACTCGGGCGTCTTGGCTGGCGATGCTATTTGCAGCAGGTATGGGTATTGGTCTGATGTTTTGGGGTGTAGCGGAGCCTGTCGCCTACTACACAGGCTGGTACAAAACACCGTTAAATGTTGCAGCAAACACTCCTGAGGCAGCAGAACTTGCGATGGGCGCGACCATGTACCATTGGGGTTTGCATCCTTGGGGCATTTACGCCGTCGTCGCGCTTTCTTTAGCATTCTTTGCCTACAATAAAGGCTTACCACTGTCGATCCGCTCAATCTTTTATCCTATTTTAGGGGACAGAGCTTGGGGTTGGCCAGGCCATATCATCGATATTCTCGCCGTTCTTGCTACCTTGTTTGGCCTTGCGACATCACTCGGTCTGGGCGCACAGCAAGCCGGTGCTGGGATCCAACATGTATTTGGCATAGAAGCAGGTCTCGGTCTAGAAATTGCCGTGATTGTGGGTGTTACTGCCCTTGCGATTATTTCGGTTGTTCGCGGTATTGATGGCGGTGTAAAGCTACTTAGTAACGTTAATATGTTAATTGCATTTGTGTTACTAGTATTCGTTGGTATTGCAGGTTTTGCGATTGCCATGGGTAATATTCCGACGACTTTAATGGCCTACGTTGAAAATATCATTCCACTGAGTAATCCGCATGGTCGTGAAGATGAAGCATGGTTCCAAGGTTGGACCGTATTTTATTGGGCATGGTGGATTTCTTGGTCACCGTTTGTCGGTATGTTTATCGCACGTGTTTCTGAGGGTCGCACCATCCGCGAGTTTATTACCGCAGTATTATTAATCCCGACATTGGTAACCGTGATCTGGATGTCAATCTACGGTGGCCTTGCTATCGATCAGGTAAAAAATGGCATTGGCGCTCTAGGTACTGATGGCTTGACTGAAGTGCCACTGGCGATGTTCCAAATGTTTGAAAACCTACCTATGAGCGATTTACTCTCGTTCACGGCGATTGTACTTGTACTGGTTTTCTTCATTACCTCGTCGGACTCAGGTTCTTTGGTTATCGATAGTATTACCGCTGGAGGTAAGATAGATGCCCCAGTACCGCAACGTATATTCTGGGCAAGTATTGAGGGTGCAATTGCGGCAGCGCTACTTTGGATCGGCGGTAAAGAAGCAATCGAAGCACTACAAGCGGGTGCTATTTCAACAGGTTTACCGTTTACTTTTGTACTACTACTGATGTGTGTAAGTTTAATCCTCGGGCTTCGAACTGAGCCTAAAAGTTAA
- a CDS encoding 3'-5' exonuclease, producing MQGEIMSWPNRFQHLAKTSQDPRIQAFYQQGVVDPYQQLSQCEFVALDFETTGLDPNIDDIVSVGVVPFDLRRIRLAQAKHWLVKPTSPLAEESVVLHRITHSQVESAPDLQDILEEVFASLHGKVIVVHYQFVEKSFFNSALKARLGEGIEFPVIDTMEIEKSAINNARSWLDKLKRKPIPSVRLADCRKRYGLPYYQPHHALSDALATAELFQAQAQYCLDPSDMVKRWWS from the coding sequence ATGCAAGGCGAGATTATGTCATGGCCAAATCGCTTTCAGCATTTGGCAAAAACGTCGCAAGACCCAAGAATTCAAGCATTTTATCAGCAAGGAGTGGTAGATCCTTACCAGCAATTGAGTCAGTGTGAGTTTGTTGCCCTTGATTTTGAAACTACAGGGCTCGACCCAAACATCGATGACATTGTGAGCGTTGGCGTCGTGCCATTTGACTTACGACGGATCCGCTTGGCTCAAGCCAAGCATTGGCTAGTGAAGCCAACCAGTCCGCTGGCTGAGGAGTCAGTGGTATTGCACCGGATCACACACTCACAAGTCGAAAGCGCGCCAGATCTGCAAGATATTCTTGAAGAGGTGTTTGCTTCGTTGCATGGTAAAGTCATTGTGGTGCACTATCAGTTTGTCGAGAAGTCATTTTTCAATTCTGCGCTAAAAGCAAGATTGGGTGAGGGTATTGAGTTTCCAGTGATTGATACGATGGAAATTGAAAAGTCAGCGATAAACAACGCCAGAAGCTGGCTTGATAAGCTCAAACGTAAACCTATTCCTTCGGTACGCTTAGCTGACTGCAGAAAGCGCTATGGGCTTCCCTATTATCAGCCACATCATGCCTTGTCCGACGCATTAGCAACGGCGGAGTTATTTCAAGCTCAAGCTCAATATTGTTTAGACCCTTCAGACATGGTGAAACGCTGGTGGAGCTAA